In Sedimenticola thiotaurini, the following proteins share a genomic window:
- a CDS encoding nickel-dependent hydrogenase large subunit translates to MSERIVVDPITRIEGHLRIEAQMEGNNISQAYSSGTMVRGIETILKGRDPRDAWAYVQRICGVCTLVHGMASIRAVEDALDYEIPKNAQLIRNLMIGAQFIHDHVMHFYHLHALDWVDVVSALDADPKATSELAQSLGNWPKSSPGYFSDMKKKLKGFVEGGQLGIFSKAYWGHPAYKLPPEANLMAVAHYLEALVWQRDVAKLHTIFGGKNPHPNFLVGGVASPIDLNSDSAINAKKLSQVQDIISQMQQFVDQVYLPDTLAVASFYKDWFKRGEGLGNFMCYGDLPASSMSDTTGLLFPPGVILNRDLSTVHDVDVHDASQIQEYVQHSWYDYDDGNEQGLHPYDGETNLNYTGPKPPYKHLDVDQGYSWMKSPRWKNHAMEVGPLARVLLLYAKGHEPTKELAGYALKKLDLPIEAMFSTLGRTAARTLESKILGDAMQGWYNDLVANIKAGDSKTFNEKLWEPSSWPSECQGAGYMEAPRGALGHWIVIKDTKIKNYQAVVPSTWNAGPRDGEGQAGAYEAALQDNHQVHDPKQPLEILRTVHSFDPCIACAVHLSDEDGEEMVQVKVV, encoded by the coding sequence ATGAGCGAACGCATTGTCGTTGACCCGATCACACGTATTGAGGGCCATCTGCGTATAGAGGCGCAGATGGAAGGCAACAATATCAGCCAGGCCTACTCGTCCGGCACCATGGTGCGCGGTATCGAAACCATTCTCAAGGGGCGTGATCCACGGGATGCCTGGGCCTATGTACAGCGTATCTGCGGTGTCTGCACCCTGGTACATGGCATGGCCTCGATCCGCGCTGTCGAGGATGCGCTGGATTACGAGATACCCAAAAACGCCCAGCTGATCAGAAACCTGATGATCGGTGCGCAGTTTATCCATGATCATGTGATGCACTTCTATCATCTGCATGCGCTGGACTGGGTGGACGTGGTCTCAGCCCTGGACGCCGATCCCAAGGCGACTTCCGAGCTGGCCCAGTCCCTCGGTAACTGGCCGAAGTCCTCACCGGGTTACTTCTCTGATATGAAGAAGAAGCTGAAAGGATTTGTTGAGGGTGGCCAGTTGGGCATCTTCTCCAAGGCGTATTGGGGACATCCGGCCTACAAACTGCCACCCGAGGCCAACCTGATGGCGGTGGCCCACTATCTGGAAGCACTGGTCTGGCAGCGGGATGTGGCTAAACTGCACACCATTTTTGGCGGCAAGAACCCCCATCCCAATTTCCTGGTGGGCGGTGTGGCGTCACCCATTGATCTGAACTCCGATTCAGCGATCAATGCCAAGAAACTCTCCCAGGTGCAGGACATCATCAGCCAGATGCAGCAGTTTGTCGATCAGGTCTACCTGCCCGATACACTGGCGGTGGCCTCTTTCTATAAGGACTGGTTCAAGCGGGGCGAGGGCCTGGGTAACTTCATGTGCTATGGTGATCTGCCCGCCAGCAGCATGAGCGACACCACCGGACTGCTGTTCCCCCCCGGTGTGATCCTGAATCGGGATCTCAGCACCGTTCACGATGTTGACGTTCACGACGCCTCGCAGATCCAGGAGTACGTGCAACACTCCTGGTATGACTACGATGACGGTAATGAACAGGGCCTGCACCCCTATGATGGCGAGACCAATCTGAATTACACCGGGCCGAAACCGCCCTATAAACACCTGGATGTGGACCAGGGCTACTCCTGGATGAAATCGCCACGCTGGAAGAACCATGCCATGGAAGTGGGCCCCCTGGCCCGGGTGCTGCTGCTCTATGCCAAGGGCCATGAACCCACCAAGGAGTTGGCCGGGTATGCGCTTAAAAAGCTGGATCTGCCGATTGAAGCGATGTTCTCAACCCTGGGCCGAACCGCCGCCCGTACGCTGGAGTCGAAGATACTGGGCGACGCGATGCAGGGCTGGTACAACGATCTGGTCGCCAATATCAAAGCGGGTGACAGCAAGACCTTTAATGAGAAGTTGTGGGAGCCTTCATCCTGGCCCAGCGAATGTCAGGGGGCAGGTTACATGGAGGCCCCACGGGGTGCACTGGGCCACTGGATAGTGATCAAGGACACCAAGATCAAGAACTATCAGGCAGTGGTGCCCTCCACCTGGAATGCCGGCCCCCGGGACGGGGAAGGGCAGGCGGGAGCCTATGAAGCGGCACTGCAGGATAATCATCAGGTGCACGATCCGAAGCAGCCCCTGGAGATCCTGCGTACCGTGCACAGCTTCGATCCCTGTATCGCCTGTGCTGTACATCTGTCCGATGAAGATGGCGAAGAGATGGTCCAGGTCAAGGTGGTCTGA